A genomic stretch from Eretmochelys imbricata isolate rEreImb1 chromosome 24, rEreImb1.hap1, whole genome shotgun sequence includes:
- the LOC144279986 gene encoding putative G-protein coupled receptor 33 — translation MDRGNMTLSPVTWTNSSQPPASMKSTNLAIAVLLFATFLVGVVGNGLYLWVLGLKMRRTVTTLWFLHLVSCSLLFTLILPFFTVHVLLGFHWVFGMAMCKVLSACTHLGMFSSVFLLALISLDRYTLTCHPVWSRRHRTMSWGRKMVLGVWLASFTLSAPYLAFQETWEKEGGKVICTTYYILSRDQDRAETQAWRIHMYVVLFVVRFLLGFLLPFCIIAGCYGRMGLEMKEKGLARSRKPIKVMVAAVVSFFCGWLPYHLYQSLTLLRDVPQSLTDAFLLVSIIMFCFNVCFTPVLYLFVGQTFHQVLRTSLFAQVKAAFHEDLDSDVSGPDSRGRTGEKLTAWK, via the coding sequence ATGGACCGAGGCAACATGACCCTCTCACCCGTAACCTGGACAAACTCCAGCCAGCCTCCAGCATCCATGAAGAGCACTAACCTGGCCATTGCTGTGTTGCTCTTTGCCACCTTCCTAGTGGGTGTGGTGGGGAATGGGCTGTACCTGTGGgtgctggggctgaagatgagGAGGACGGTGACCACGCTGTGGTTCCTCCACTTGGTCTCCTGTTCTCTCCTCTTTACCCTGATTCTCCCTTTCTTCACTGTCCATGTTCTCCTTGGTTTCCACTGGGTCTTCGGCATGGCCATGTGCAAGGTCCTCAGTGCCTGCACCCACCTGGGCATGTTCTCCTCTGTCTTCCTCCTTGCCCTCATCAGCCTGGACCGCTACACCCTCACCTGCCACCCAGTCTGGTCCCGGCGTCACCGCACCATGTCCTGGGGCAGGAAGATGgtcctgggtgtgtggctggccTCCTTCACCCTTAGTGCTCCCTACCTGGCTTTCcaggagacctgggagaaggagGGGGGCAAGGTCATTTGCACCACTTATTACATCCTCTCCAGAGACCAGGACAGAGCGGAGACGCAGGCCTGGAGGATACACATGTATGTTGTGCTGTTCGTGGTCCGGTTCCTGCTGGGCTTTCTGCTGCCCTTCTGCATCATCGCCGGATGCTACGGCCggatggggctggagatgaaGGAGAAGGGGCTGGCACGGAGCAGGAAGCCCATCAAAGTCATGGTGGCCGCGGTGGTGTCCTTCTTCTGTGGCTGGCTGCCCTACCACCTCTACCAGAGCTTGACGCTCCTCAGAGATGTGCCACAATCATTGACTGATGCCTTTCTGCTTGTTAGCATCATCATGTTCTGCTTCAACGTCTGCTTCACTCCAGTCCTCTACCTCTTTGTGGGGCAGACGTTCCATCAGGTGCTCAGGACGTCCCTCTTCGCTCAGGTCAAAGCGGCTTTTCATGAGGATCTCGACAGCGATGTGTCTGGCCCAGATTCTAGAGGGAGAACAGGCGAGAAGCTAACTGCATGGAAGTAG
- the LOC144279809 gene encoding putative G-protein coupled receptor 33, with translation MDQGNMTLPPATGANSSQTPAAVSASHLAAAVLLFTTFLVGVMGNGLYLWVLGLKMRMMVTMLWFLHLVSCYLLFTLLIPFFIVSLLMGFHWVFSTVMCKIHNTCISMDMFSSVFLLTLISLDHYTVTHHPIWCRHHRTMSWAGKLVVGVWLASFSLSAPYLAFRETRVVHGGRTTCINNYTLSRDWNGAEMQELGRWIHLAIFTVRFLLGLLLPFRTIVGCYVRVGLKMKEKKLAWSGKPFKVMVTTVVSFFLGWLPYHLHHGLKLYKLSPGILCAKEVPALVTGAVLVIYTFTSCFNACFTPILYLFVGEKFWQVFRKSLLTLVKAAFVNDLASSAAESSERHGSEVENTKQVMA, from the exons ATGGACCAAGGCAACATGACTCTCCCACCAGCCACTGGGGCAAATTCCAGCCAGACCCCAGCAGCTGTGAGCGCCTCTCACCTGGCTGCGGCCGTGTTGCTCTTCACCACCTTCCTGGTGGGTGTGATGGGGAACGGGCTGTACCTGTGGgtgctggggctgaagatgagGATGATGGTGACCATGCTCTGGTTCCTCCACCTTGTCTCCTGCTACCTCCTCTTCACCCTGCTGATCCCCTTCTTCATCGTCTCCCTCCTCATGGGTTTCCACTGGGTCTTCAGCACGGTCATGTGCAAGATCCACAACACCTGCATCTCCATGGACATGTTCTCCTCAGTCTTCCTTCTCACCCTCATCAGCCTCGACCACTACACCGTCACTCACCATCCCATCTGGTGCCGGCATCACCGCACCATGTcctgggctgggaagctggtTGTGGGTGTGTGGCTGGCATCCTTTAGTCTCAGCGCTCCCTACCTGGCTTTCCGGGAGACCCGGGTGGTGCACGGGGGCAGAACCACCTGCATCAATAATTACACCCTCTCCAGAGACTGGAACGGAGCCGAGATGCAGGAGCTGGGGAGATGGATCCACCTGGCTATTTTTACAGTCCGGTTCCTGCTGGGCTTGCTACTGCCCTTCCGCACCATTGTGGGATGCTATGTCCGTGTAGGGCTGAAGATGAAGGAGAAGAAGCTGGCATGGTCTGGGAAGCCCTTCAAAGTCATGGTGACCACGGTGGTTTCCTTCTTTCTTGGCTGGCTGCCCTACCACCTCCACCATGGCTTGAAGCTCTACAAgctctcacctggaatactgtgtgca aaGGAGGTGCCAGCGTTGGTGACGGGTGCCGTCTTGGTCATTTACACCTTTACATCCTGTTTCAATGCCTGCTTCACCCCCATCCTCTATCTCTTCGTGGGGGAGAAGTTCTGGCAGGTCTTCAGGAAGTCTCTTCTCACTCTCGTCAAAGCAGCTTTTGTCAACGATCTCGCCAGCAGTGCTGCCGAGTCTAGTGAAAGACATGGGTCAGAAGTCGAGAACACAAAACAGGTGATGGCCTGA